In the Loxodonta africana isolate mLoxAfr1 chromosome 1, mLoxAfr1.hap2, whole genome shotgun sequence genome, one interval contains:
- the LOC100671994 gene encoding olfactory receptor 12D3-like: MENITRANEFLLLGLTCIQELQPVIFMVLLILYLINLFGNGAILVIVVSEARLHSPMYFFLGNLSCLDICYSSVTLPKLMLNLLSTRKAISFPGCITQLHFFHFLGCTEAMLLTIMGFDRFVAICYPLRYMVIMSPQVCILLAGVAWLTSFFYALMHSVMTARLNFCGSEKLNYFFCDVKPLLVLACGDKRLNQWLIFVVTCSLATAACFLTLLSYFYIIGFLVFKHQTCSALRKALSTCASHFMVVCLFYGTVGLVYIPATSTTSAIQEKFVAVIHTTVTPVLNPLIYTLRNEEVTLALRKLFRRKLFA; encoded by the coding sequence ATGGAGAACATCACTAGAGCAAATGAGTTTCTTTTGCTGGGACTGACCTGTATTCAGGAGCTGCAGCCGGTAATCTTCATGGTATTGCTCATTCTATACCTGATAAATCTATTTGGAAATGGGGCCATATTAGTCATCGTCGTCTCGGAGGCAAGACTCCACTcccctatgtattttttcctgggAAACCTTTCTTGTCTTGATATCTGCTATTCCTCAGTGACACTACCCAAGCTTATGTTGAACCTCCTTTCCACTCGAAAGGCTATCTCCTTCCCAGGCTGCATCACCCAGCTACACTTCTTCCACTTCCTGGGCTGCACCGAGGCCATGTTGCTGACCATCATGGGCTTTGACCGATTTGTGGCCATTTGCTACCCACTCCGCTACATGGTCATCATGAGCCCCCAGGTGTGCATTCTGCTGGCAGGTGTGGCCTGGCTCACCAGCTTCTTTTATGCCCTGATGCATTCAGTCATGACTGCACGTCTGAACTTTTGTGGCTCTGAGAAGCTCAACTACTTCTTCTGCGATGTCAAGCCTCTCTTGGTATTGGCTTGTGGTGACAAGCGACTCAATCAATGGCTCATTTTCGTTGTCACTTGCAGCCTAGCCACGGCAGCTTGCTTCCTGACCCTCCTCTCCTACTTTTACATTATTGGCTTCCTTGTGTTCAAGCACCAGACCTGCAGTGCACTCCGCAAGGCTCTGTCCACTTGTGCCTCCCATTTCATGGTGGTTTGTCTCTTCTATGGAACTGTGGGCCTCGTCTACATTCCTGCTACCTCCACCACCTCTGCCATACAGGAAAAGTTTGTGGCTGTCATACACACCACTGTCACCCCAGTGCTGAATCCACTGATATACACACTTAGGAATGAGGAAGTGACCTTGGCTCTGAGGAAACTCTTTCGGAGGAAACTGTTTGCCTAA
- the LOC100654936 gene encoding olfactory receptor 12D3-like has translation MENVTTVNEFLLLGLTSVEDLQPFYVVIFFIIYLINLVGNGAILVIVFLESKLHSPMYFFLGNLSCLDICYSSVTLPKVLINLLSTQKTISFLGCIAQLHFFHFLGSTEAILLAMMAFDRFVAICYPLHYMVIMSPQVCILLAGVAWITSFFYALMHSVMTAHLNFCSSQKVNHFFCDVKPLLELACNNTLLNQWLLSIVTGSISMGAFLLTLLSYFYIISFLLFKHRSCSMLHKALSTCASHFMVVCLFYGPVGFTYIRPASASSMVQDRTVAIIYSAVTPVLNPLIYTLRNTEVMLALKKIFRRKFLFKDCQQHH, from the coding sequence ATGGAGAATGTCACTACGGTGAATGAGTTTCTTTTACTTGGTCTGACCAGTGTTGAGGACTTACAGCCTTTCTACGTTGTGATTTTCTTTATCATTTACCTGATAAATTTGGTTGGAAATGGAGCTATATTAGTAATTGTTTTCTTGGAGTCCAAACTCCACTCccctatgtatttttttctgggAAACCTTTCTTGTCTGGATATTTGCTATTCTTCAGTGACACTGCCTAAGGTGCTTATAAACCTCCTCTCCACTCAGAAGACCATATCCTTCCTAGGCTGCATTGCTCAGCTCCACTTTTTCCATTTTCTGGGAAGCACAGAGGCCATCTTACTAGCTATGATGGCCTTTGACCGATTTGTGGCCATCTGCTACCCACTCCACTACATGGTCATCATGAGCCCCCAGGTGTGTATTCTGCTGGCAGGTGTGGCCTGGATCACCAGCTTCTTTTATGCCCTGATGCATTCAGTTATGACTGCACACCTGAACTTTTGCAGCTCTCAGAAAGTCAATCACTTCTTCTGCGATGTCAAGCCCCTCTTGGAACTGGCCTGCAACAACACACTACTCAATCAATGGCTTCTTTCCATTGTCACAGGCAGCATATCCATGGGAGCTTTCTTGCTGACTCTTCTCTCCTACTTTTATATTATTAGCTTTCTTCTGTTCAAGCACCGATCCTGCAGTATGCTCCACAAGGCTCTGTCCACTTGTGCCTCCCATTTCATGGTGGTTTGTCTCTTCTATGGACCTGTGGGCTTCACATACATTCGTCCTGCCTCAGCTTCCTCCATGGTTCAGGACCGAACAGTGGCCATCATATACAGTGCAGTCACCCCAGTGCTGAATCCACTGATATACACGCTTAGGAATACAGAAGTGATGTTGGCTCTGAAGAAAATCTTTAGGAGGAAGTTTTTGTTTAAAGACTGCCAGCAGCACCACTAG